The Methanohalophilus portucalensis genome window below encodes:
- a CDS encoding RNA ligase, whose product MKGSEKPELDMEKTALFLGLSVSRLERLLEKRLLSRNWGKYTNFFRFETSVSGIERGSVLLQKHNGKLDLILGFPKIQRAMLLEPSINNHFSEIDKLIVEEKMNGYNVRVIENAGKLIAFTRSGHICPYSTEKVNYLLDPSFFRQYPDLVVHGEMAGPENPYVSKNIYDTQTLDFFVFDIRHKKTGQPLQVRQRRELAASFGFKQVPFLGEFARKEAAEKIMQIIKELGEMGHEGVVIKDLDMDLAPIKYTCSQSNCADLEHAFKFYNEVGRDYLYSRVVREGFQTVEWDEDEETMDQRCLRLGRSIISPMADSVRRVGNGEKLYDEVTLRFQSPQTLQEFEEYFRRLGIDAIFDRVGYSGGELMVNLQKLNQSTTDKTEAMWEGNLW is encoded by the coding sequence ATGAAAGGTTCGGAGAAACCAGAACTTGATATGGAAAAGACAGCCCTGTTTTTAGGGCTGTCAGTCTCCAGACTGGAAAGACTGCTTGAAAAAAGACTACTATCAAGAAACTGGGGAAAGTACACGAATTTTTTCAGGTTCGAAACTTCCGTCTCAGGTATAGAAAGAGGAAGTGTGCTCCTGCAAAAACACAATGGGAAACTGGATTTAATCCTGGGTTTCCCAAAAATACAGCGTGCGATGCTGCTTGAGCCTTCTATAAATAACCATTTTTCAGAAATTGATAAACTCATAGTCGAAGAAAAGATGAACGGATATAATGTCCGTGTAATTGAAAACGCAGGAAAACTTATCGCTTTCACCCGCAGCGGGCATATCTGTCCCTATTCCACAGAAAAGGTCAATTATCTTTTAGACCCCTCTTTTTTCAGACAATATCCTGACCTGGTAGTTCACGGGGAAATGGCAGGCCCTGAGAATCCTTATGTCTCCAAAAATATCTACGATACGCAGACACTGGATTTTTTTGTTTTCGATATACGCCATAAAAAGACTGGACAACCCCTGCAGGTCAGACAAAGAAGAGAATTGGCCGCCTCATTTGGTTTTAAGCAGGTTCCTTTCCTGGGAGAGTTTGCAAGGAAAGAGGCTGCTGAAAAGATCATGCAAATTATAAAAGAACTGGGTGAGATGGGACACGAAGGGGTGGTCATCAAGGATTTGGATATGGACCTGGCACCTATCAAATATACATGTTCTCAGAGTAATTGTGCCGATCTTGAACATGCTTTCAAGTTCTATAATGAGGTGGGGCGGGATTACCTGTATTCCAGGGTAGTCAGGGAAGGTTTCCAGACCGTGGAATGGGATGAAGACGAAGAGACAATGGATCAACGATGCTTAAGGCTTGGCAGAAGCATCATCTCTCCTATGGCCGATTCTGTCCGAAGGGTTGGCAACGGTGAAAAACTCTATGATGAGGTTACCTTGCGGTTTCAAAGTCCACAAACCCTGCAGGAATTTGAGGAATATTTCCGCCGGCTTGGTATTGATGCTATTTTTGACCGGGTGGGGTATTCAGGAGGAGAACTTATGGTTAACCTGCAAAAACTCAACCAGAGTACCACCGACAAGACAGAAGCGATGTGGGAAGGCAACCTCTGGTAA
- a CDS encoding CBS domain-containing protein encodes MQVKDIMVQPISVDKADTISHALDIMEKNDTRRLLVTHNGQLVGVLTMRNLTKELGTRKKGAKPASSLHVATAVSDNFIKVLPDTDLDDAITLMKKKGGVLIVTDNEDIMGWVTPQEILQNLYFDGFAGEMMIKEPVVVNPADRVSHVRHIILENNMGRFPVMDSGELLGIITEHDIAKAMKSFRELVSGNQQDSRIKNLIVEDIMKMGTKTAYTNTPVAEVVDMMLKNNIGGVPVLNLEEDFAGFITRRTLVDTLAK; translated from the coding sequence ATGCAGGTAAAGGACATAATGGTACAACCAATAAGCGTAGATAAAGCAGACACTATTTCTCATGCACTGGACATAATGGAAAAGAACGATACAAGAAGACTGCTGGTTACTCACAACGGTCAGCTTGTAGGTGTCCTGACCATGAGAAATCTTACCAAGGAACTGGGAACCCGCAAGAAGGGGGCCAAACCTGCCTCTTCCCTTCATGTGGCCACTGCTGTATCGGATAATTTCATTAAAGTTCTGCCAGATACCGATCTTGATGATGCCATTACTTTGATGAAAAAGAAAGGCGGGGTTCTGATAGTCACCGATAACGAGGATATAATGGGCTGGGTTACTCCCCAGGAAATCCTTCAAAACCTGTATTTCGATGGTTTTGCCGGTGAAATGATGATAAAGGAACCTGTAGTCGTCAATCCGGCCGACAGGGTAAGTCATGTAAGGCACATAATACTCGAGAACAATATGGGCAGGTTCCCTGTAATGGATAGCGGTGAACTGCTTGGTATAATTACCGAACATGATATTGCCAAAGCGATGAAATCCTTCCGGGAACTTGTATCCGGAAACCAGCAGGATTCCAGGATCAAGAACCTGATTGTCGAAGATATAATGAAAATGGGTACCAAGACCGCATACACCAACACACCGGTTGCCGAGGTGGTTGATATGATGCTCAAGAACAATATCGGTGGAGTACCGGTACTCAATCTGGAGGAGGATTTCGCGGGCTTTATCACCCGGCGTACCCTTGTAGATACCCTGGCAAAATGA
- a CDS encoding CBS domain-containing protein — protein MNVSDIMSTPVYVIGTEEPVSHARNLMFRHKISTLIVVEEDEIKGIITKSDISSRLAQAEPMWRRRPIDKIPAKMVMTAEPVITIYPDASVSQAINLMLENQINNLPVFKNKLQGIVTIGDVVRYVADKAITTKISEVLTDDAVEVHRHHTINHVIDEMEKHRVSKVIVINDVGDTVGMISTRDIALSAMEDNEGKMQSKNIKMARKPTQGGEKTYRYVKDVPLVAEDIMVELDGIVNIEDNLSDAAKVMVENNRTGLPVEKEGKIVGILSRIDIIRAA, from the coding sequence ATGAATGTATCGGATATAATGAGTACTCCGGTCTATGTGATTGGAACAGAGGAACCTGTATCACACGCAAGGAACCTGATGTTTCGTCACAAGATCAGTACTTTGATAGTTGTTGAAGAGGATGAAATAAAGGGAATTATCACAAAAAGTGATATCAGCAGCCGCCTTGCACAGGCAGAACCAATGTGGAGACGGCGCCCCATTGACAAGATCCCGGCAAAAATGGTGATGACTGCTGAACCGGTTATCACTATTTATCCCGATGCATCCGTATCCCAGGCCATTAACCTGATGCTGGAAAATCAGATCAACAACCTGCCGGTGTTCAAGAACAAGCTACAGGGAATCGTAACAATCGGGGATGTAGTCCGTTATGTAGCAGATAAAGCCATAACAACTAAAATTTCCGAAGTGCTTACCGATGACGCTGTGGAGGTGCACCGCCATCATACAATCAACCATGTAATAGATGAAATGGAAAAGCACAGAGTCAGTAAAGTAATAGTGATAAACGATGTTGGGGATACCGTCGGTATGATCTCCACCAGGGATATTGCTCTTAGTGCCATGGAGGATAATGAAGGTAAGATGCAGTCAAAGAATATCAAAATGGCACGTAAACCCACCCAGGGAGGCGAAAAAACATACAGGTATGTAAAAGATGTACCTCTGGTAGCAGAGGATATAATGGTCGAACTTGACGGGATTGTAAATATCGAAGATAACCTCTCAGATGCGGCCAAAGTAATGGTAGAAAACAATCGTACAGGCCTTCCTGTAGAAAAGGAAGGAAAGATAGTAGGAATCTTGAGCAGAATCGATATAATAAGGGCTGCTTAA
- a CDS encoding CBS domain-containing protein: MNSKDKTRIQKEDKMSSRQKSTGNPGGTDISKDPKAYSMESTMDRGNVNFKAHIAQHEGSMLAVATKDVISSNPTTSIIDIIKKMSKMHFKHMPIVNAGTSKLEGIITSVDIMDLLGGGERSLFVEKKFKGNLLSAINAQVRYVMEHNVHSLRNDAHIEKAFELMIDKHIGCVPIVDNEGHLEAICTERDFLTFIEGVLTGKKVEKWQTRNVKTADAATSIWDVARTMVENEFKRVPIVRDNILVGVVTSSDILGYLGTGEAFEKLTTGNIHEAFDSPISSLLHNELIWTIPDADLGEAAEIMLEKGIGCLPVIKDGNLEGILTERDILLALADKQ, from the coding sequence GTGAATTCAAAGGATAAAACACGTATTCAAAAAGAGGATAAAATGAGTTCCAGACAAAAAAGTACCGGTAATCCAGGAGGGACAGATATCAGCAAGGATCCAAAGGCCTACAGTATGGAGAGTACAATGGACAGGGGAAATGTCAACTTCAAGGCCCATATAGCCCAGCATGAGGGAAGTATGCTGGCCGTTGCAACAAAAGATGTAATTTCCTCAAATCCCACTACTTCCATAATAGATATCATTAAAAAAATGAGCAAGATGCATTTCAAGCATATGCCTATTGTCAATGCAGGGACATCAAAACTTGAAGGTATAATCACTTCAGTGGATATAATGGACCTATTGGGTGGAGGAGAAAGAAGCCTTTTCGTGGAGAAAAAATTCAAGGGGAACCTGCTTTCAGCTATAAATGCACAGGTGCGCTACGTAATGGAGCATAATGTCCACAGTTTGAGGAACGATGCACATATTGAAAAGGCCTTTGAGTTGATGATAGACAAACATATTGGATGCGTGCCCATAGTGGACAATGAGGGTCATCTGGAAGCAATCTGTACAGAAAGGGATTTCCTTACCTTTATAGAAGGAGTGCTGACCGGGAAAAAGGTCGAAAAATGGCAGACCAGAAATGTCAAAACTGCGGATGCAGCTACCTCGATCTGGGATGTTGCCAGGACAATGGTTGAAAATGAGTTCAAAAGAGTTCCTATTGTCAGGGACAATATACTTGTCGGAGTCGTTACATCTTCCGACATCCTCGGTTATCTGGGAACCGGGGAAGCTTTTGAAAAACTCACAACAGGTAACATCCACGAGGCTTTCGACAGCCCGATTAGCTCCCTCTTGCATAATGAGCTTATCTGGACAATACCGGATGCTGATCTCGGCGAAGCAGCAGAAATCATGCTTGAAAAAGGAATCGGATGCCTTCCTGTAATAAAAGATGGTAATCTAGAGGGAATCCTGACAGAAAGGGATATCCTGCTTGCACTGGCAGACAAACAATAA
- a CDS encoding CBS domain-containing protein, producing the protein MKTARKKKDTTTKNHQTNAANKGDFCTQINETMSGDAVYLHESDTVTHARQLMRDHFLRGIPVVKDKGKVSGMITDQDILKVASTKSNVTVAGFVNPVPQITPETDIYRAASLLLEAKLERCPVVKSTIEQNLAGIVSNTDLLGKMVKRDLSKSISEIVTSPVTTCTPTDNIGEIWSAMLENDYTGLPVVSKKNKLMGMVTRRDLIKSGFARIGVREKDGSIHNQPVEKVMSTPAYSIKQDTSVKECTEKILHYDIGRLTVAVEDKPVGIVDRSDLLRAYTE; encoded by the coding sequence GTGAAGACTGCAAGGAAGAAGAAGGATACTACGACTAAAAACCATCAAACCAACGCCGCAAATAAGGGGGATTTTTGCACGCAGATAAATGAAACTATGTCAGGGGACGCAGTGTATCTGCACGAAAGTGACACTGTGACCCATGCTCGCCAGTTGATGAGAGATCATTTTCTAAGGGGAATTCCTGTTGTGAAAGACAAAGGGAAGGTTTCGGGAATGATCACTGATCAGGATATTTTGAAAGTGGCATCCACAAAATCAAATGTGACTGTTGCCGGTTTTGTGAACCCGGTCCCACAGATAACACCTGAGACTGATATTTACAGGGCCGCTTCCTTGCTACTGGAAGCAAAACTTGAAAGATGTCCCGTGGTTAAAAGTACCATTGAACAAAACCTGGCAGGAATTGTAAGCAATACCGATCTTCTTGGCAAAATGGTGAAGCGGGATTTATCAAAATCAATCAGCGAGATCGTGACCTCTCCTGTCACCACATGCACACCGACAGATAACATCGGGGAAATCTGGTCTGCTATGCTTGAAAATGATTATACAGGCCTTCCGGTGGTCTCAAAGAAAAATAAACTGATGGGCATGGTTACCAGGAGAGACCTGATAAAATCGGGGTTTGCACGTATAGGAGTCAGGGAAAAAGACGGCAGCATACACAACCAGCCAGTTGAGAAAGTAATGTCAACACCTGCCTACAGCATCAAACAGGATACATCCGTGAAAGAATGTACAGAAAAAATCCTGCATTATGATATCGGCAGATTAACAGTGGCTGTTGAAGACAAACCCGTAGGCATTGTAGACAGAAGCGACCTGCTCAGGGCCTATACCGAATAA
- a CDS encoding CBS domain-containing protein — protein sequence MVVQEHNSEDSSYGGIESQIPVGDLMSRNVVSLDATCNVFEVAREMMAKGTGSVIISRESKPIGIITERDIVGKVVKQDLTPSSVPATEIMSSPIIMVEASTNVIEASRLMVKSNIRRLAVNKGEDIVGIITDRDILTISPGLNTILENLIEMNRETGIPEESYLERGICQRCGSYVDELTSVNGLALCEDCKEEEGYYD from the coding sequence ATGGTCGTGCAGGAGCATAACAGCGAAGACTCGTCTTATGGGGGAATCGAGAGTCAAATACCTGTTGGGGACCTTATGTCCCGCAATGTTGTGAGCTTAGATGCTACCTGCAACGTTTTTGAGGTTGCCAGGGAAATGATGGCTAAAGGTACCGGCAGCGTCATAATAAGCAGGGAAAGTAAACCTATTGGCATAATCACAGAGCGTGACATTGTTGGCAAGGTGGTAAAACAGGACCTAACACCCAGCTCTGTCCCGGCAACAGAGATCATGTCATCTCCGATTATAATGGTAGAGGCTTCTACTAACGTTATAGAAGCATCCAGGCTGATGGTAAAGTCGAATATACGTAGACTTGCAGTCAATAAGGGGGAAGATATTGTTGGTATTATTACAGATAGGGATATTCTTACAATTTCTCCGGGCCTCAACACTATTTTAGAGAACCTCATTGAAATGAACCGGGAAACAGGGATTCCTGAAGAGAGCTATCTGGAAAGAGGAATTTGCCAGCGTTGCGGTTCGTATGTGGATGAACTCACAAGCGTAAACGGGTTGGCCCTCTGTGAAGACTGCAAGGAAGAAGAAGGATACTACGACTAA
- a CDS encoding sensor histidine kinase: protein MESKNPLLLLSNDLCVHGEGLTSNKKMLKDASILNMQDFRYLTPESQQELLESHGTVYIITSANERPLPRLLDIFDNEKYHIKAEECQDADKSAYPYILNAKLMELMLEQKQAKNRKLSEQMSSYLIAMDSIYTLSSYDRKEDIINHTKEFFAMMCLPENLCYFEAHNTKAQSDIHLTDFQKKEIVAFLKSNEYYKIAPSKKSFCFRLALQDRDEGIFVLENIAYPSRLHEFLNLTLSIRSVLSLVLENIARQNELVKSHNLLADANDMLKVINKILRHDLANNLGAIKMSLEMNETRPNPKYIQISKKAVDRSFEKINDMKGLENLIGTGKDLNCYEVKEIIEKIAGTDIEMDISIDGHCKVLADNALSSVFENIIKNAIAHGKANKMRITMAPSGKYCHISIEDNGTGIPDEIKTKIFKEGFTEGGDSNSGLGLYISKKVIERYGGHIAVKDNTPNGAKFILDIPSTK from the coding sequence ATGGAATCGAAAAACCCTCTACTATTGCTTTCAAATGACCTCTGTGTCCATGGTGAGGGGCTCACTTCCAATAAAAAGATGTTAAAAGACGCATCCATACTTAATATGCAGGATTTCAGGTACTTAACCCCTGAATCACAGCAAGAACTGCTAGAAAGCCATGGTACTGTGTATATAATTACATCTGCAAATGAAAGACCTTTACCCCGGCTACTGGATATATTTGATAATGAAAAATACCACATAAAGGCTGAAGAATGTCAGGACGCTGACAAATCTGCTTATCCTTATATCCTCAATGCAAAACTTATGGAATTAATGCTTGAACAAAAGCAAGCAAAAAATCGCAAACTCAGCGAGCAAATGTCCTCTTACTTAATAGCAATGGATTCAATCTATACTCTCTCCTCATATGATCGCAAAGAGGACATTATAAATCATACAAAAGAATTCTTTGCAATGATGTGCCTGCCCGAAAACCTGTGTTATTTTGAGGCACATAACACAAAAGCACAAAGTGACATACATCTTACTGATTTCCAGAAAAAGGAAATTGTAGCTTTTCTTAAGAGCAATGAATATTATAAAATAGCCCCATCGAAAAAGAGTTTCTGTTTCAGGCTAGCTTTGCAGGATAGGGATGAAGGAATATTTGTTCTTGAAAATATAGCCTATCCGAGTCGTTTACATGAATTCCTGAATTTAACTTTGAGCATTCGCAGCGTGCTTTCACTGGTACTGGAGAATATTGCCAGGCAGAATGAACTGGTAAAGTCACATAATTTACTTGCCGATGCAAACGATATGCTGAAAGTAATTAACAAGATCTTGCGTCATGACCTGGCTAATAACCTGGGCGCTATTAAAATGTCCCTGGAGATGAATGAAACCAGGCCTAATCCAAAATACATCCAGATTTCCAAAAAAGCTGTTGACCGCAGTTTTGAAAAAATCAATGACATGAAAGGACTTGAAAATCTTATAGGCACCGGGAAAGACCTTAACTGTTATGAAGTGAAGGAAATTATAGAAAAAATTGCAGGTACAGATATTGAAATGGATATTTCCATTGATGGCCATTGCAAAGTTCTGGCAGATAATGCATTGTCCTCTGTTTTTGAAAATATAATAAAAAATGCAATTGCTCATGGTAAAGCCAATAAAATGAGGATTACAATGGCACCTTCCGGGAAGTATTGTCACATTTCCATAGAGGATAACGGCACAGGAATCCCCGATGAAATAAAGACCAAAATCTTCAAGGAAGGGTTTACTGAAGGCGGAGATAGCAATTCTGGACTGGGTCTGTATATTTCAAAAAAGGTTATAGAAAGATATGGAGGCCATATTGCAGTAAAGGATAACACACCAAATGGAGCAAAATTCATCCTTGATATACCCTCTACAAAATGA
- a CDS encoding cobalamin B12-binding domain-containing protein has protein sequence MNRLNKDKSLDFESALLKFDRVYAGQILEGALSENDTFQVIDEIVSPALTRIGTAWDTGEIALSQNYMAARIAEQLMDEILPAASTERIDYPKIAITTLGDYHMLGKKVVTSMLRSTGYSIIEYGNMDLDQLVEKLNEDDIDLLLTSTLMLNIALKIRELKKRMDKRGLKTKVIAGGAPFLFDDMLYREVGADHMARTSSDVYKMIDQYKEEVHQ, from the coding sequence ATGAATCGTTTAAACAAAGATAAATCTCTTGATTTTGAAAGTGCATTACTTAAATTTGATCGTGTTTATGCTGGACAGATACTTGAAGGCGCCCTTTCGGAAAATGATACTTTTCAGGTGATCGATGAAATTGTGTCTCCTGCCCTTACAAGAATCGGAACCGCCTGGGATACAGGAGAAATTGCCCTTTCCCAGAATTATATGGCAGCTAGGATTGCAGAACAACTTATGGACGAGATTTTGCCTGCTGCAAGTACTGAAAGAATTGATTACCCCAAAATAGCAATAACTACACTTGGCGATTATCACATGCTGGGTAAAAAGGTTGTTACTTCAATGCTGCGATCAACAGGATATTCAATTATTGAATACGGTAATATGGATCTAGATCAGCTCGTTGAGAAACTGAATGAAGATGATATCGATCTACTCCTCACATCAACCCTGATGCTGAATATTGCTCTGAAGATCAGGGAACTAAAAAAACGTATGGATAAAAGGGGGTTGAAAACGAAGGTAATTGCCGGAGGTGCCCCTTTTTTGTTTGATGATATGTTGTACAGGGAAGTCGGGGCTGATCACATGGCAAGGACTTCCTCTGATGTATACAAAATGATTGACCAGTATAAAGAGGAGGTACACCAATGA
- a CDS encoding OB-fold nucleic acid binding domain-containing protein, with protein MDDIDTVYEKLEGIISREEFEAKVEEKIEEMHNLCDVQTAALLVAHNLGATEAGVETIKIADINEASSNVNFTGKAVSVFEPKEFSRDDGTTGRVGNIIVADETGSIRVTLWDDLADLLKTGDISAGKSYNISGYAKEGYSGIEVNIGRGGGISESEENVKANINLSGISEIKDGDSDVNVVGMVLDVSDVRTFQKRDGSEGRVRNITIGDETGKIRITLWDGRTELADKLETGDSVEIINGYARLNNYSQEVEIQVGNHSSLRKTDREVEFEEDYTPIADIIPGQPYSIKGAVSGMGDLKEFSRSNGSEGKVSNIYVSDETGRIRIALWDEKAELVDKVDIDTPIKIIDAFAKSGFNEEVELNAGGRSKVIVS; from the coding sequence ATGGACGATATCGATACAGTATATGAAAAACTGGAAGGCATAATTTCCAGGGAAGAATTTGAAGCAAAGGTAGAGGAAAAAATAGAGGAGATGCATAACCTCTGTGATGTCCAGACAGCCGCCCTGCTGGTAGCACATAACCTCGGTGCTACGGAGGCGGGCGTTGAGACGATCAAGATTGCAGACATAAATGAGGCATCATCCAACGTGAATTTCACAGGAAAGGCCGTTTCTGTTTTTGAACCAAAGGAATTCAGCCGTGATGATGGCACCACAGGCAGGGTTGGAAATATTATAGTGGCGGATGAAACAGGTTCGATCAGGGTAACCCTCTGGGATGATCTTGCAGACCTTTTGAAAACCGGGGATATCAGTGCCGGTAAGAGTTACAATATCAGTGGCTACGCCAAAGAAGGTTATTCAGGAATTGAAGTGAATATCGGCAGAGGGGGAGGCATTTCTGAAAGTGAGGAAAATGTCAAAGCAAATATTAACCTCTCCGGTATCTCGGAGATAAAGGACGGGGATTCTGATGTAAATGTCGTTGGAATGGTGCTGGATGTATCGGATGTGCGTACTTTCCAGAAACGTGATGGTTCTGAAGGACGGGTACGCAACATTACAATAGGGGATGAAACCGGCAAGATCCGGATTACCCTGTGGGATGGACGTACCGAACTTGCAGATAAACTGGAAACCGGGGATAGTGTGGAAATAATCAATGGTTATGCCCGGCTTAACAACTACAGCCAGGAAGTAGAGATACAGGTAGGCAACCACAGCAGTCTGCGCAAAACCGACAGAGAAGTGGAGTTTGAAGAAGATTATACCCCGATTGCCGACATAATCCCCGGCCAGCCCTACTCAATCAAAGGAGCAGTTTCCGGTATGGGAGACCTCAAGGAATTTAGCCGCAGCAATGGCAGTGAAGGGAAGGTTTCCAATATATATGTCTCCGATGAGACGGGCAGGATCAGGATTGCACTCTGGGATGAAAAGGCCGAGCTTGTGGACAAAGTCGATATAGATACACCTATTAAGATCATCGATGCTTTTGCTAAATCCGGTTTCAATGAGGAAGTGGAGCTCAATGCCGGAGGACGAAGTAAAGTGATCGTTTCCTGA
- a CDS encoding RNA 2'-phosphotransferase yields the protein MIRKCGEHGYFRGEECPQCGERGKFMLDDEHEMRLGRFVSGVLRHFPDDVGLDMDAQGWIELDAFCEAMKKRYKWAGKTRLVSLVESDPKQRYEIDDSFIRARYGHSIDVDLDYPLYDSDVLYYGVSQEEVDMLLENGIKPYRQTYIHLSNTSQRARQAASVHTDNPVILEIDAASAAKDGYEFLCANDEIVLSKEVLPEYIEVADE from the coding sequence ATGATCCGAAAGTGTGGAGAACACGGCTATTTCCGTGGTGAGGAATGCCCCCAATGCGGGGAAAGAGGTAAATTTATGCTCGATGATGAGCATGAGATGAGACTGGGACGTTTCGTTTCCGGTGTCCTCAGGCATTTTCCGGATGATGTAGGGCTGGATATGGACGCTCAGGGCTGGATCGAGCTTGATGCTTTTTGTGAGGCAATGAAAAAACGGTATAAGTGGGCAGGCAAGACGCGTCTGGTGTCCCTTGTGGAATCTGATCCCAAACAGAGATATGAAATTGATGACTCTTTTATACGTGCCCGCTATGGTCATTCTATAGATGTGGATCTTGATTATCCCCTGTATGATTCTGATGTACTCTATTATGGGGTAAGTCAGGAAGAGGTTGATATGCTTCTGGAAAATGGTATCAAACCTTACAGGCAGACCTATATTCATCTGAGTAATACCAGCCAGCGAGCAAGACAGGCGGCATCGGTGCATACCGATAATCCGGTTATACTTGAGATAGATGCAGCCAGTGCTGCAAAAGATGGATACGAGTTCCTCTGTGCCAACGACGAGATAGTACTCAGCAAAGAAGTTCTACCTGAATATATAGAAGTTGCAGATGAATAA